From the Trichocoleus desertorum ATA4-8-CV12 genome, one window contains:
- a CDS encoding ribbon-helix-helix protein, CopG family yields the protein MPKEKRLEIRLNDEDFARLEAYAKGKDVSMAQILREYIKRLPKPVD from the coding sequence ATGCCAAAAGAAAAGCGATTAGAAATTAGGTTGAATGATGAAGATTTTGCCAGGCTTGAGGCTTATGCAAAAGGAAAAGATGTCAGCATGGCTCAAATACTGCGCGAATACATTAAACGATTGCCTAAGCCTGTAGATTGA
- a CDS encoding tetratricopeptide repeat protein — translation MSSRSASNPQGSTQRRRHGSILASVAGQANIEKSGVAQAGFHKQRGSQLRLTESSSPRSSANPELHSHEQDQQLRQQAIAAAQQGYYEVAIDLLSKLLERHQASATDYNNRGLAYFQSGEDEKAIADYNQAIALNPKLTSVYNNRANYYAAQGQLAEAIADYGVAIDLNPGNTRAWINQGITFRQLEMYEQAIGNFELALHFGQLEGHIYAERGRTFHVMGDWNCAIADYQKALQILLLTHTESAQRLRQQVETWLHDLLSPLRA, via the coding sequence ATGAGTAGTCGTTCGGCTTCTAACCCTCAAGGTAGCACTCAGCGTCGGCGTCACGGCTCCATTCTAGCTTCTGTGGCTGGGCAAGCAAACATTGAAAAATCTGGGGTCGCGCAGGCTGGCTTTCATAAACAGCGAGGCAGCCAACTGCGTCTAACTGAGTCTTCATCTCCTCGCTCCAGCGCGAACCCTGAGTTGCACTCCCACGAGCAGGATCAACAACTGCGACAGCAAGCGATCGCCGCTGCTCAGCAAGGTTACTACGAAGTAGCAATTGATCTACTGAGCAAATTGTTGGAGCGACACCAAGCCAGCGCCACAGATTACAACAACCGGGGCTTGGCCTACTTTCAAAGTGGAGAAGATGAAAAAGCGATCGCCGATTACAACCAAGCGATCGCGCTTAATCCCAAGTTAACCAGCGTTTACAACAATCGAGCTAACTACTATGCGGCTCAAGGCCAATTAGCCGAGGCGATCGCCGACTACGGAGTTGCCATCGACCTAAATCCGGGCAATACCCGCGCTTGGATCAATCAAGGAATTACGTTTCGGCAGTTAGAGATGTATGAGCAAGCCATTGGCAACTTTGAGCTAGCGCTACACTTTGGTCAGCTCGAAGGCCACATTTACGCCGAGCGAGGCCGCACGTTTCATGTCATGGGCGACTGGAACTGTGCGATCGCTGATTACCAAAAAGCTCTACAAATTCTGCTTTTGACTCATACAGAATCAGCCCAACGACTCCGCCAACAAGTAGAAACTTGGCTCCACGACCTTCTCAGCCCCTTAAGGGCTTAG
- the phoU gene encoding phosphate signaling complex protein PhoU — protein sequence MESQRSVRTHFDRQLKRLQRDVLRMGALVEQSCRLARQALFERDLEAAERISQQDKQIDQLYRQIELDCVSMMALQAPVSQDLRLISALMQLVRDLERIGDYAEDLGEIAVKLFPYPVHPCMERVQLMLDRCQAMLAMSLAALSDLDAESGLDLKSKDDAVDSDYQDLYDLLAHQTNIPGVLEPTVLLVLVIRHLERMADHATNIGKRVAYIVTGQRY from the coding sequence TTGGAAAGTCAAAGATCCGTCCGAACCCACTTCGATCGCCAGCTTAAGCGCCTGCAACGCGATGTTCTTCGCATGGGTGCCTTGGTAGAACAATCTTGTCGGTTAGCCCGTCAAGCGTTGTTTGAGCGAGATTTAGAAGCGGCTGAACGTATTAGCCAGCAAGATAAACAAATTGACCAGCTCTACCGTCAAATAGAGCTAGATTGTGTCAGCATGATGGCGCTACAAGCTCCTGTGAGTCAAGACTTGCGTTTAATCAGTGCCTTAATGCAGCTGGTGCGAGACCTGGAGCGAATTGGCGATTATGCAGAAGATTTGGGGGAAATCGCAGTCAAGCTCTTTCCTTACCCTGTTCACCCCTGCATGGAACGAGTACAGTTGATGCTAGACCGCTGTCAAGCAATGCTTGCCATGAGTTTAGCGGCTCTATCTGATCTAGACGCTGAGTCAGGTTTGGATCTCAAATCCAAAGACGATGCGGTGGACTCAGATTACCAAGACTTATACGACCTCCTTGCTCATCAAACCAATATTCCTGGGGTACTAGAGCCTACGGTTTTACTCGTGCTCGTGATTCGCCATCTAGAGCGCATGGCCGATCATGCAACCAA
- a CDS encoding photosystem I reaction center subunit XII: protein MSLSDTQIYVALVVALIPGIMAFRLATELYK, encoded by the coding sequence ATGTCTTTATCAGATACTCAAATCTATGTCGCTCTAGTCGTTGCCTTGATCCCAGGGATTATGGCTTTCCGTCTAGCCACCGAACTGTATAAGTAA